The Monodelphis domestica isolate mMonDom1 chromosome 7, mMonDom1.pri, whole genome shotgun sequence genome window below encodes:
- the MBD4 gene encoding methyl-CpG-binding domain protein 4 isoform X2 — MEHSKSIPCGWERIVKQRLSGKTAGKYDVYFISPEGVKLRSKSSLACYLHKSGETSLKPEDFDFRAPPKSNTPSESPHHIVEAQFKVEQNCLSPKQKLRRPHRKEEDVLPPPYRVSQVQDLSSEPSYFTFNHQLQKGANVIDSQNLKKPTTTKRSHIKETKKAYKKGHCGSFQQQKKAASGKEVIFVAQDIQLQRTVSNSEDRMSDKNVKEADEEKEPTDKVLASSSYSQMHIAQVASCTENTLCANKVSEYKEKGGRPSVESEKTFIETEGKKEHLHADILKCNSEIDSSSAQDEKDLTFVTKFQENTIQRTQVEKRKTSQYFSNKYNKEALSPPRRKLFKKWTPPRSPFNLVQETLFHDPWKLLIATIFLNRTSGKMAIPVLWEFLEKYPSAEVARTADWKEVSELLKPLGLYDLRAKTIIKFSDEYLTKQWRYPIELHGIGKYGNDSYRIFCVNEWKQVHPEDHKLNKYHDWLWENHEKLSLS; from the exons ATGGAACATTCTAAATCTATTCCTTGTGGATGGGAAAGGATTGTGAAACAAAGATTATCTGGAAAAACCGCCGGAAAATATGATGTGTATTTTATCAG cccaGAGGGAGTAAAGCTCAGATCCAAAAGTTCACTTGCATGTTACCTTCACAAAAGTGGAGAGACTTCTCTTAAGCCAGAAGATTTTGACTTCCGGGCCCCTCCCAAGAGTAACACTCCATCAGAATCCCCGCATCACATAGTGGAAGCACAGTTCAAGGTGGAGCAGAACTGCCTGAGCCCAAAGCAGAAGCTTAGGAGGCCTCATAGAAAAGAGGAAGATGTGCTTCCACCCCCATATAGGGTTTCACAGGTACAGGACCTGAGTAGCGAGCCATCTTACTTTACTTTCAACCATCAGCTCCAGAAGGGTGCTAATGTCATTGACTCTCAAAATCTTAAAAAGCCTACAACTACAAAAAGGAGTCACATTAAGGAAACTAAGAAAGCATATAAGAAAGGTCATTGTGGTTcttttcaacaacaaaaaaaggcagCATCTGGTAAAGAAGTGATTTTTGTTGCACAAGATATTCAGCTTCAGAGAACTGTGAGTAATTCTGAGGACAGAATGAGTGACAAGAACGTAAAAGAggcagatgaagaaaaagaaccaacagaTAAAGTATTGGCTTCAAGCTCTTATTCCCAAATGCATATTGCACAAGTAGCTTCATGCACAGAAAATACTTTATGTGCCAACAAAGTttcagaatataaagaaaagggtGGGCGTCCTTCTGTAGAATCTGAAAAGACCTTTatagaaactgaaggaaagaaggaacattTGCATGCTGACATTTTGAAATGTAATTCTGAAATAGACAGTAGCAGCGCCCAGGATGAAAAAGACTTGACTTTTGTGACGAAGTTTCAAG AAAACACCATCCAGCGAACCCaagtagagaaaaggaaaaccagccaGTATTTCTCCAACAAATACAACAAAGAAG CCCTTAGTCCACCTCGACGGAAACTGTTTAAAAAGTGGACTCCGCCTCGGTCTCCTTTTAATCTTGTCCAAGAAACACTCTTTCATGACCCATGGAAGCTCCTCATCGCCACCATATTTCTCAATAGGACCTCAG GCAAGATGGCAATACCTGTGCTCTGGGAGTTTCTGGAGAAATATCCTTCTGCTGAGGTGGCAAGAACTGCTGACTGGAAGGAAGTGTCCGAACTCCTCAAACCTCTTGGCCTTTATGATCTTAGAGCCAAAACGATTATCAAATTCTCAG ATGAATACCTCACGAAACAATGGCGGTACCCAATCGAACTGCACGGGATTGGAAAATATGGCAATGACTCTTACAGGATTTTTTGTGTCAATGAATGGAAACAG gtCCATCCTGAAGAccataagttaaataaatatcaTGACTGGCTctgggaaaatcatgaaaaactaAGCCTTAGTTGA
- the MBD4 gene encoding methyl-CpG-binding domain protein 4 isoform X1, with protein sequence MEHSKSIPCGWERIVKQRLSGKTAGKYDVYFISPEGVKLRSKSSLACYLHKSGETSLKPEDFDFRAPPKSNTPSESPHHIVEAQFKVEQNCLSPKQKLRRPHRKEEDVLPPPYRVSQVQDLSSEPSYFTFNHQLQKGANVIDSQNLKKPTTTKRSHIKETKKAYKKGHCGSFQQQKKAASGKEVIFVAQDIQLQRTVSNSEDRMSDKNVKEADEEKEPTDKVLASSSYSQMHIAQVASCTENTLCANKVSEYKEKGGRPSVESEKTFIETEGKKEHLHADILKCNSEIDSSSAQDEKDLTFVTKFQENTIQRTQVEKRKTSQYFSNKYNKEALSPPRRKLFKKWTPPRSPFNLVQETLFHDPWKLLIATIFLNRTSGKMAIPVLWEFLEKYPSAEVARTADWKEVSELLKPLGLYDLRAKTIIKFSVFPLDEYLTKQWRYPIELHGIGKYGNDSYRIFCVNEWKQVHPEDHKLNKYHDWLWENHEKLSLS encoded by the exons ATGGAACATTCTAAATCTATTCCTTGTGGATGGGAAAGGATTGTGAAACAAAGATTATCTGGAAAAACCGCCGGAAAATATGATGTGTATTTTATCAG cccaGAGGGAGTAAAGCTCAGATCCAAAAGTTCACTTGCATGTTACCTTCACAAAAGTGGAGAGACTTCTCTTAAGCCAGAAGATTTTGACTTCCGGGCCCCTCCCAAGAGTAACACTCCATCAGAATCCCCGCATCACATAGTGGAAGCACAGTTCAAGGTGGAGCAGAACTGCCTGAGCCCAAAGCAGAAGCTTAGGAGGCCTCATAGAAAAGAGGAAGATGTGCTTCCACCCCCATATAGGGTTTCACAGGTACAGGACCTGAGTAGCGAGCCATCTTACTTTACTTTCAACCATCAGCTCCAGAAGGGTGCTAATGTCATTGACTCTCAAAATCTTAAAAAGCCTACAACTACAAAAAGGAGTCACATTAAGGAAACTAAGAAAGCATATAAGAAAGGTCATTGTGGTTcttttcaacaacaaaaaaaggcagCATCTGGTAAAGAAGTGATTTTTGTTGCACAAGATATTCAGCTTCAGAGAACTGTGAGTAATTCTGAGGACAGAATGAGTGACAAGAACGTAAAAGAggcagatgaagaaaaagaaccaacagaTAAAGTATTGGCTTCAAGCTCTTATTCCCAAATGCATATTGCACAAGTAGCTTCATGCACAGAAAATACTTTATGTGCCAACAAAGTttcagaatataaagaaaagggtGGGCGTCCTTCTGTAGAATCTGAAAAGACCTTTatagaaactgaaggaaagaaggaacattTGCATGCTGACATTTTGAAATGTAATTCTGAAATAGACAGTAGCAGCGCCCAGGATGAAAAAGACTTGACTTTTGTGACGAAGTTTCAAG AAAACACCATCCAGCGAACCCaagtagagaaaaggaaaaccagccaGTATTTCTCCAACAAATACAACAAAGAAG CCCTTAGTCCACCTCGACGGAAACTGTTTAAAAAGTGGACTCCGCCTCGGTCTCCTTTTAATCTTGTCCAAGAAACACTCTTTCATGACCCATGGAAGCTCCTCATCGCCACCATATTTCTCAATAGGACCTCAG GCAAGATGGCAATACCTGTGCTCTGGGAGTTTCTGGAGAAATATCCTTCTGCTGAGGTGGCAAGAACTGCTGACTGGAAGGAAGTGTCCGAACTCCTCAAACCTCTTGGCCTTTATGATCTTAGAGCCAAAACGATTATCAAATTCTCAG TCTTTCCACTAGATGAATACCTCACGAAACAATGGCGGTACCCAATCGAACTGCACGGGATTGGAAAATATGGCAATGACTCTTACAGGATTTTTTGTGTCAATGAATGGAAACAG gtCCATCCTGAAGAccataagttaaataaatatcaTGACTGGCTctgggaaaatcatgaaaaactaAGCCTTAGTTGA